In one Ictalurus furcatus strain D&B chromosome 10, Billie_1.0, whole genome shotgun sequence genomic region, the following are encoded:
- the gfod2 gene encoding glucose-fructose oxidoreductase domain-containing protein 2, whose amino-acid sequence MLPGVGVFGTGRTVRSLVPLLQEEGFPVQAVWGRTQEEAERLANELNIPFSTSQSDDVLLRQEVHLVCILTPPPHTRQIAVKALGIGKNVISEQAATLTDACTMVTAARYYPQLMSIMNNALRFLPAFILMKRLLAEGYCGTLQVCEARVYGGSLLSQSYGWAWEELMGGGGLHTIGSRIIDLLSYLTGGRAVRVHGMLRTFVRHGGSGAGIRSVTADDYACFQLLMAGGVVCNVTLNFNLPGADLQEVMLVGSSGRLVVRSTELYGQRDSTKGEELLLRDADLGAGPVVTGLKAMVTQLRLSFQAQEDRRSWARNPVAMAATFEDGLYVQTVVDAVKRSNRSGEWESVDVRTEDVDPNQNHRTAPN is encoded by the exons ATGTTGCCGGGTGTGGGTGTGTTCGGAACGGGGCGGACCGTACGCTCCCTGGTGCCCTTACTGCAGGAGGAAGGGTTTCCGGTTCAGGCCGTCTGGGGCCGGACGCAGGAGGAAGCTGAACGTCTGGCTAACGAGCTCAACATCCCCTTCTCTACCAGCCAATCGGACGACGTCCTGCTGCGGCAGGAAGTCCACCTGGTGTGCATTCTGACGCCGCCACCACACACACGCCAGATCGCTGTGAAGGCGTTGG GGATCGGGAAGAACGTGATCAGCGAGCAGGCTGCTACGCTGACGGACGCGTGTACGATGGTGACGGCGGCGCGGTATTACCCGCAGCTGATGAGCATCATGAACAACGCGCTGCGCTTTCTGCCCGCATTCATCCTGATGAAGCGGCTGCTGGCGGAGGGGTACTGTGGCACGCTGCAG GTGTGTGAAGCGCGTGTGTACGGCGGCTCGTTGCTGAGCCAGTCGTACGGCTGGGCGTGGGAGGAGCTGATGGGCGGCGGCGGCCTGCACACAATCGGTTCTCGCATCATCGACCTCCTGAGCTACCTGACGGGGGGGCGGGCCGTCCGCGTGCACGGAATGCTCAGGACCTTCGTGCGTCACGGCGGTTCGGGCGCCGGGATTCGCTCCGTCACGGCCGACGACTACGCCTGCTTTCAGCTGCTCATGGCAGGGGGCGTGGTCTGCAACGTGACGTTGAACTTTAACCTCCCGGGCGCCGACCTTCAGGAGGTCATGCTGGTGGGATCGTCCGGGAGACTGGTGGTCAGGAGCACTGAGCTGTACGGACAGCGCGACAGCACCAAGGGGGAGGAGCTTCTTCTGAGAGACGCCGACTTGGGGGCGGGGCCTGTGGTCACCGGACTGAAAGCGATGGTGACTCAGCTCCGCCTGTCCTTCCAGGCACAGGAGGACCGGCGTTCGTGGGCACGGAATCCCGTCGCCATGGCGGCTACCTTCGAGGACGGGCTGTACGTCCAGACGGTTGTGGACGCCGTCAAGAGGTCAAATCGCAGCGGAGAGTGGGAGAGCGTGGACGTCAGAACCGAGGACGTAGATCCGAATCAGAACCATAGAACCGCTCCGAACTGA